In the genome of Augochlora pura isolate Apur16 chromosome 8, APUR_v2.2.1, whole genome shotgun sequence, one region contains:
- the Cdk12 gene encoding cyclin-dependent kinase 12, whose translation MPGSRDIERAERNGRFRSRRRDSTGSDINRHNFEGSDKKHRRHGKNKGSGKKKKKRSRDKSIENVPTVASSIVKPLVEYSDVSSEDLSEPEAGEIQSEDSRGNSYTDGEVPETVLQRRYYGGSPVRALGASPISLSPSPPVQHRHTGRHYSPNEQQPSAMHGATPEYEEESRRYARRKEKKHKREKKKKRSLSPSSSSGKKKKRKSKRHSHSLSPHRIPDEIIISPEREKPVGNWSESPPLPLKDSTSPISPATPQELREFSDVELVLPRQPRNVTPPPLPPRPTESPHTPLLPPRTATPENNKANLSAIKHTPERQKHSPSIHTRRNSISPGPTISSSRRRPHSPSPPSRRRDHSPARRRDFSPSPMVHRLRHSPSPSRRREFSPSPVGHRRRGDPVSSPPSSKRRRRDETDRRHRHHEKDRRDKRKSRSTRSPTGSRLHLPLSRSRSRSPGRWRKIQSRSRSRSRRRSRTPKKSRSPSKSHKSVRKHKSKSPRPSRIPSPSPHRPRPRSPSSITARNLRVQAKISETSLFAELVKDRNMRELAYKKLQAAKEKAVNQDEVQIIEGTDDKDGSNTSSENKPSTDNKDKYVNHKDQTKGTSESMKSVDVVDIPVPVSDDSGIAGKTPPLPMSQSVNTSNLMPGGNQPPTVVYTSPTTAASNNCPVTVTSSPNFSTVITVQAPPLPQSELANASCIPQPSMSVPIPVPVPVLPNLSVPPPPIPIPVPAPNTAMSKFNPPNNLVPLKSVDPPKPPIVAFKTKSLSRLPLPPGINQNDLESIDSPPSRSPSPPSKAQMKFPASAPKPPQKKSIKDLPMPPVVPGSEDLSGEDDPNATPPRTKVERVPPKPKLKRPKILKRRSSRNCHTPMSASGGKDWGERCVDVFEVIAQIGEGTYGQVYKAQDKRASVLVALKKVRLENEKEGFPITAVREIKILRQLNHKNIVNLREIVTDKQDALDFRKDKGSFYLVFEYMDHDLMGLLESGMVDFNEMNNASIMKQLLDGLNYCHSKNFLHRDIKCSNILMNNKGEVKLADFGLARLYNAEDRQRPYTNKVITLWYRPPELLLGEERYGPAIDVWSCGCILGELFSKKPLFQANVEMMQLEMISRVCGTPTPAVWPSVIKLPLWHTLKPKKSHRRRLREDFSFMPAPALDLLDKMLELDPEKRITAADALKSAWLKNVQPEQMPAPQLPTWQDCHELWSKKRRRQLREQQESSAGKIPLLPLPNKGGPHKAIEDLSDVGGSSKRLKMEAGYNSHPNRLGTESHYGGDNLFNQSGPFMVSPSSYYYASPPPVKPRHKGDAGSHLTELCAEDSLARKLSILTNALNQGKPIRVDDLMSLRSDNESDPKVVQLLGELHTELRLAANSRPSGQLESHLPVLNPPSLDTNTSQTGNFDAHAVYAGDDAMSSGRWSQLATAGVRSALLALMSRYGLETYNPSPAITRPPD comes from the exons ATGCCTGGCAGTCGTGATATTGAACGAGCAGAACGTAATGGAAGATTTCGATCACGCAGAAGAGACAGTACAGGCAGTGATATAAACCGACATAACTTTGAAGGTTCTGACAAGAAACACAGACGACATGGAAAAAACAAGGGctctggaaaaaaaaagaagaagaggtcTAGAGATAAGTCCATAGAGAATGTACCGACTGTAGCCTCTTCCATAGTTAAGCCTTTAGTTGAATACTCGGATGTGAGTAGTGAAGACTTGTCTGAACCGGAAGCAGGGGAAATTCAGTCAGAGGATAGTAGAGGTAATAGCTACACGGATGGAGAAGTACCTGAAACAGTTTTACAGAGGCGTTATTATGGCGGAAGTCCAGTGCGAGCTCTTGGGGCATCGCCTATTAGTCTTTCACCGTCTCCACCAGTGCAACATAGGCATACTGGCAGACATTATTCGCCTAATGAACAACAGCCTTCAGCAATGCACGGTGCAACGCCTGAATACGAAGAGGAGTCCAGGCGCTATgcaagaagaaaagaaaagaaacataaacgggagaagaaaaagaaaagaagccTTAGTCCTTCATCCAGTTCTggcaagaagaagaaacgaaagTCTAAAAGGCATTCTCATAGCTTGAGTCCACATCGCATACCGGACGAAATCATAATAAGTCCGGAACGCGAGAAACCAGTTGGAAATTGGTCAGAGTCGCCTCCTTTACCACTGAAGGATAGTACTTCGCCAATTTCACCTGCGACGCCTCAAGAGTTAAGAGAGTTCAGCGACGTTGAACTTGTATTGCCCAGACAACCCCGTAATGTAACACCTCCACCCCTTCCCCCAAGACCAACCGAATCTCCACACACCCCTTTGTTGCCGCCGAGAACAGCAACGCCAGAAAATAACAAAGCAAATTTATCTGCGATAAAACACACACCAGAAAGACAGAAACATAGTCCTAGTATCCATACTCGACGAAACAGCATTAGTCCGGGGCCAACGATCAGCTCGAGTCGTAGGAGACCTCATAGTCCAAGCCCGCCATCGAGACGAAGAGACCATAGCCCAGCGAGAAGAAGAGATTTTAGTCCCAGCCCCATGGTACATAGATTAAGGCACAGTCCTAGTCCTTCGAGGAGGCGAGAATTCAGTCCAAGTCCTGTTGGTCATAGACGTAGAGGAGATCCAGTTAGTTCACCACCGTCAAGTAAACGTAGACGACGGGACGAGACTGATCGACGACACAGACATCATGAAAAAGACAGGAGggataaaagaaaatcaagaTCAACCAGAAGTCCTACTGGAAGCAG ATTGCATTTACCTCTTTCCCGTTCGCGGTCCCGAAGTCCTGGAAGATGGCGAAAGATCCAATCACGATCGAGGTCGCGTTCACGCCGACGAAGTCGAACACCGAAGAAATCTCGTTCTCCTAGCAAGTCTCACAAGTCTGTAAGGAAGCACAAGTCAAAGAGTCCTCGTCCTTCGAGAATACCTTCTCCTTCGCCCCATAGACCCAGGCCAAGAAGTCCATCGAGCATCACTGCAAGAAATCTCAGAGTACAAGCAAAGATCAGCGAGACCAGTTTGTTCGCTGAGCTGGTGAAGGATAGAAACATGCGTGAATTAGCGTATAAGAAACTACAGGCGGCTAAAGAGAAAGCTGTAAACCAAGACGAGGTTCAAATCATAGAAGGCACTGACGACAAAGACGGCAGCAACACGTCCTCCGAGAACAAACCTTCCACTGACAACAaagataaatatgtaaatcatAAAGACCAAACAAAGGGGACGAGCGAGAGTATGAAATCTGTTGACGTTGTGGATATTCCAGTTCCGGTGTCTGACGATAGTGGAATAGCGGGAAAGACGCCTCCATTGCCCATGTCACAATCTGTCAATACGTCGAATTTAATGCCCGGAGGTAATCAACCTCCAACTGTTGTATATACTTCACCTACAACCGCTGCGTCTAATAATTGTCCAGTGACCGTTACAAGTAGCCCGAATTTTTCGACTGTTATCACTGTACAAGCGCCCCCGTTACCACAGTCTGAGCTTGCGAACGCGTCCTGTATACCGCAACCGTCTATGTCAGTGCCTATCCCCGTACCAGTACCTGTTCTACCAAACTTGTCCGTTCCGCCTCCGCCGATACCGATTCCTGTACCGGCGCCTAATACGGCCATGTCAAAATTTAATCCTCCCAATAACTTGGTTCCTCTTAAATCTGTAGACCCCCCTAAACCCCCTATCGTGGCATTCAAGACAAAAAGTTTGTCACGGTTACCGTTACCGCCTGGAATTAATCAGAATGATTTGGAGAGTATAGACTCGCCGCCGAGTAGGTCACCGAGTCCACCTAGCAAGGCACAAATGAAGTTTCCTGCATCCGCTCCGAAACCACCACAGAAGAAGAGTATCAAAGACTTACCTATGCCTCCAg TAGTTCCTGGGTCTGAAGACTTGAGTGGAGAAGATGATCCGAATGCAACACCACCACGCACAAAGGTTGAACGTGTTCCTCCAAAACCCAAGCTAAAAAGACCAAAAATCTTGAAACGTAGAAGCTCAAGGAATTGCCATACACCTATGTCGGCTTCCGGTGGCAAAGACTGGGGTGAACGCTGCGTTGACGTGTTTGAAGTTATAGCACAGATTGGAGAGGGTACCTACGGTCAGGTATACAAGGCTCAAGACAAACGAGCTAGCGTGCTAGTTGCACTAAAGAAAGTTCGCTTGGAAAACGAGAAGGAAGGGTTCCCGATCACGGCGgtgcgcgaaataaaaattctgcggCAGCtgaatcataaaaatatcgttaacTTGAGAGAAATAGTAACGGACAAACAGGATGCCTTAGACTTCAGAAAG GATAAAGGATCGTTTTACCTCGTGTTCGAATACATGGATCACGACTTGATGGGTCTCCTAGAATCCGGAATGGTGGACTTCAATGAAATGAACAACGCGAgcataatgaaacaattgttAGACGGTTTAAATTACTGCCACAGTAAAAACTTTTTACATAGAGACATAAAGTGTTCAAACATATTGATGAACAATAA AGGAGAAGTGAAGTTGGCAGATTTCGGACTTGCAAGACTTTACAATGCCGAAGACAGGCAACGACCCTACacaaataaagtaattacttTGTGGTATAGACCTCCTGAATTATTGTTAGGCGAAGAACGTTACGGTCCTGCGATAGACGTTTGGAGTTGCGGTTGTATTTtaggagaattattttctaaaaagcCGCTATTTCAG GCAAACGTAGAAATGATGCAGTTGGAGATGATTTCCAGAGTCTGTGGTACACCGACTCCCGCCGTTTGGCCTTCTGTGATAAAATTGCCGTTATGGCACACACTCAAGCCAAAAAAGTCCCATAGAAGACGCTTACGGGAAGATTTCTCGTTCATGCCGGCACCAGCTTTGGATCTATTAGACAAAATGTTAGAATTAGATCCTGAAAAACGAATAACGGCTGCTGACGCACTTAAAAGCGCATGGCTGAAAAATGTTCAACCCGAGCA GATGCCGGCACCGCAACTTCCTACTTGGCAAGATTGTCATGAACTTTGGAGCAAAAAACGAAGACGCCAATTGCGAGAACAACAAGAGAGCTCTGCGGGAAAGATACCTCTGCTACCTCTTCCAAATAAAGGAGGTCCCCATAAGGCTATCGAAGATCTATCAGATGTCGGGGG ATCTTCCAAACGTTTAAAAATGGAAGCAGGCTACAATTCCCATCCAAATCGACTTGGTACGGAATCTCATTATGGGGgagataatttgtttaatcagAGTGGACCGTTTATGGTTTCACCTTCATCATATTATTATGCCAGTCCACCACCTGTTAAACCACGACACAAGGGAGACGCAGGCTCTCATTTGACAGAATTGTGCGCCGAAGATAGCCTTGCCCGAAAATTAAGTATTCTCACAAATGCCTTAAATCAGGGAAAACCAATTCGTGTTGACGATCTCATGTCGCTTCGATCAGATAATGAG AGTGACCCTAAAGTAGTACAGTTATTAGGAGAGTTGCATACTGAACTAAGGCTTGCAGCAAACTCAAGGCCAAGTGGACAATTAGAATCTCATCTACCTGTACTGAATCCACCATCTTTAG atacGAATACTTCCCAAACAGGAAATTTTGATGCGCATGCAGTTTATGCCGGTGACGATGCAATGAGCTCTGGAAGGTGGTCACAGTTGGCTACAGCTGGTGTTCGCAGTGCATTATTGGCGCTTATGTCGCGCTATGGTTTGGAAACATACAATCCTTCCCCTGCTATCACCCGACCCCCAG ATTGA
- the LOC144474433 gene encoding uncharacterized protein LOC144474433: MFLVLQLQFIQYYDNLGFSELEIKSKQKQCSHHRIVKEKPDSSKEPWDPLFADTYLSTIQTD, encoded by the exons ATGTTTCTTGTTTTACAATTACAGTTCATACAG tattatgATAACCTTGGATTCTCTGagttagaaataaaatctaaGCAAAAGCAATGTTCTCACCATAGGATTGTTAAAGAGAAACCAGACTCTTCCAAAG aaCCTTGGGATCCTCTGTTTGCTGACACGTATTTGTCCACTATCCAAACTGACTGA
- the Ia-2 gene encoding tyrosine phosphatase IA-2, whose translation MGRKRWWRGGSELLLLFIFHHVILGDGNVGCLFSKSLCNPRTESCYNDLAFGRCLPLYADLNEDDYYQYDFNVDELELLRLQLERLQIEGYKWSHPYTQCIMLTSLYNLRYGKNYDLGLCQRLKQVTDFEDNNVIDHRVPAIAIVKFTPNNGNSVTQYGNELYYPPGTREQYARGTLYNEEFSQPSYKEQIASYPRVQELRYAESPYKEYGTMINEDNYDDNEDTDRKKSFERINERLYRTRRQPYNMRNYNDDAIESIKYALDKEVKTDYPRQEDTSTDDVVPVDEWEFLIDKSPDDYYNKKEELDNDVDVEYEKAFSKKYKHPRKFARFSDKDEFLLENVKRNSNDDYDSDDYEDIGGDIELPEKDVPTLENAMYSEGGVEQPADHKSDSDTDENTYNTLFDNDLNEFLWRQELAGFKRRERLDVKKPGPPFSANNYAFKNQLESGEEKEERSGSSETEQDNEELLAPIVKKEEGTYHNVDLDHVYMEFQQPFHTWQEAEHVVEEVGKLLELMPGTLADIRVGWTELTFKVIKNDKNYNATDVVQKIDDIRGKLKESLGFEVIRAGIGDKAKLPAMLEVSRLPEMNSSVFGALVAAGVGAAAAAAMVTLLIARGLAKSRAKLAGLDTPDPEASKDYQDLCRARMQAKLPTDKPESPRIAKMTRESESNNLPSNRSSTSSWGDEPATSNMDISTGQMVLSYMEDHLKNRDRLDQEWVALVAYVADPCSSKIAESEANVKSNRPGGPFPYDHSRVILNDLANANNSDYINASTITDHDPRNPAYIATQGPLPHTTADFWQLIWEQGSVVIVMLTRLTEEGVAMCHRYWPEEGSELYHIYEVHLVSEHPWCDDYLVRSFYLKNLRTGETRTVTQFQFLSWPENGVPYSTKALLEFRRKINKSYKGRSCPIVVHCSDGVGRTGTYCLIDMVLNRMMKGAKEIDIAASLEHIRDQRPGMVATKQQFEFVLMAVAEEVHAILKALPALPAEKSPPAGNNTSTKEGQ comes from the exons ATGGGCCGTAAACGGTGGTGGCGAGGAGGTTCGGAGCTGTTGCtgctctttatttttcatcacGTTATCCTGGGCGACGGTAATGTCG GCTGCCTTTTCAGCAAAAGCCTCTGCAACCCCCGAACGGAGAGCTGTTACAATG ATTTGGCATTCGGCAGATGCCTACCACTGTACGCTGACCTGAACGAGGATGATTACTATCA ATACGACTTCAATGTGGACGAGCTCGAGCTGCTGCGGCTGCAATTAGAGAGACTGCAGATCGAGGGCTACAAATGGTCACACCCGTACACGCAATGCATCATGCTGACGTCTTTGTACAATTTGCGTTACGG aaaaaattacgaCCTAGGACTGTGTCAGCGTCTGAAACAAGTCACGGATTTCGAGGATAACAATGTGATCGACCATAGA GTACCCGCAATAGCCATTGTAAAGTTCACGCCGAACAACGGCAATTCCGTAACCCAGTACGGTAACGAGTTATACTATCCTCCGGGAACACGCGAACAGTATGCTCGGGGCACCCTCTATAACGAAGAATTTTCGCAACCGTCGTACAAGGAGCAGATCGCGAGCTATCCCAGGGTGCAGGAATTAAGGTACGCCGAAAGTCCGTACAAGGAATACGGGACCATGATCAACGAGGACAACTACGACGACAATGAGGACACGGACCGTAAGAAAAGCTTCGAAAGGATTAACGAGAGGTTGTATCGGACCAGACGGCAACCGTACAACATGCGAAATTATAATGACGACGCTATCGAATCTATAAAGTATGCTCTGGACAAAGAGGTAAAGACTGATTACCCTAGGCAGGAAGACACGAGCACCGACGACGTCGTACCGGTCGACGAATGGGAGTTCTTAATCGACAAGTCGCCcgatgattattataataaaaaggagGAACTGGATAACGACGTCGACGTTGAGTACGAGAAGGCTTTCTCGAAGAAGTACAAGCATCCGAGGAAGTTCGCGCGTTTCTCGGACAAGGACGAGTTTCTGTTGGAAAATGTGAAACGCAATTCGAACGATGATTACGATAGCGACGACTACGAGGACATCGGTGGAGATATCGAATTACCAGAAAAGGATGTACCTACCTTGGAGAACGCTATGTACAGTGAGGGAGGTGTCGAGCAGCCTGCCGATCATAAATCCGATTCCGACACGGACG aaaataCGTATAACACTCTGTTCGACAATGATCTGAACGAGTTTCTCTGGAGACAAGAATTAGCTGGCTTCAAGAGGAGGGAGCGATTGGATGTGAAGAAACCTGGGCCTCCTTTCTCGGCGAACAACTATgcgtttaaaaatcaattagaaTCGG gCGAGGAAAAAGAGGAACGTTCTGGTTCGAGCGAAACAGAACAAGAC AACGAAGAGCTACTCGCGCCCATCGTGAAGAAAGAAGAGGGTACTTATCACAACGTTGATCTAGATCATGTTTATATGGAGTTCCAACAACCCTTTCACACATGGCAGGAGGCTGAACATGTAGTCGAGGAG GTGGGTAAGTTGCTGGAACTGATGCCAGGAACACTGGCGGATATCAGAGTTGGATGGACGGAATTGACTTTCAAAGTCATCAAAAACGATAAGAATTACAACGCTACGGATGTAGTTCAAAAAATAG ATGATATTCGGGGTAAGCTAAAGGAGTCCCTAGGCTTTGAGGTGATCCGTGCAGGCATAGGTGACAAG GCCAAACTTCCTGCGATGCTGGAAGTGTCTAGGCTACCTGAGATGAATTCGAGCGTGTTCGGTGCACTTGTGGCGGCAGGGGTTGGTGCTGCCGCTGCAGCTGCGATGGTTACATTACTAATCGCTCGTGGCCTGGCCAAATCTCGAGCTAAACTGGCAGGATTAGATACTCCTGATCCAGAAGCGTCAAAGGATTATCAGGATTTGTGCAGAGCACGGATGCAGGCGAAGCTGCCTACTGACAAACCGGAGTCTCCCCGTATCGCTAAAATGACCCGCGAAAgcgaatcgaataatttaccATCGAACCGGTCTAGTACATCTTCATGGGGCGATGAACCGGCTACATCTAACATGGACATATCAACTGGACAAATGGTTCTT AGCTATATGGAGGATCATCTGAAAAACAGAGATCGTTTAGATCAAGAATGGGTTGCGTTGGTGGCTTACGTAGCTGATCCATGCTCGAGCAAGATTGCCGAGAGCGAAGCAAATGTGAAAAGCAATCGTCCGGGTGGTCCATTCCCTTACGATCACTCTAGAGTGATATTAAACGATCTCGCTAACGCCAACAACTCTGACTATATAAACGCCTCCACAATT ACGGATCATGATCCAAGGAACCCAGCTTATATTGCCACGCAAGGTCCTTTACCACATACAACAGCAGATTTCTGGCAACTTATTTGGGAACAAGGCAGTGTTGTAATAGTGATGCTAACCAGATTAACTGAAGAAGGAGTAGCCATGTGTCATCGGTACTGGCCAGAGGAAGGATCagaattatatcatatatatgaAGTACATCTTGTGTCCGAACATCCCTGGTGCGATGATTACCTGGTGCGCTCTTTCTACTTGAAAAACCTACGTACTGGCGAGACTCGAACTGTCACACAATTCCAATTCTTGTCTTGGCCCGAAAATGGCGTTCCATATTCCACGAAGGCTCTCCTTGAATTCCGTCG AAAAATCAACAAGTCGTACAAAGGCAGATCTTGTCCCATAGTCGTACACTGCAG TGATGGTGTTGGTCGTACCGGTACCTATTGTTTGATCGACATGGTTCTAAATCGGATGATGAAAGGAGCCAAGGAAATCGATATCGCAGCTAGTTTAGAACATATTAGAGACCAAAGGCCCGGCATGGTTGCAACAAAACAACAATTCGAATTTGTTCTCATGGCTGTGGCAGAAGAAGTACACGCTATTCTCAAGGCTTTACCCGCACTTCCTGCCGAAAAGTCTCCTCCTGCAGGAAACAATACTTCCACAAAGGAGGGTCAGTGA